One Lucilia cuprina isolate Lc7/37 chromosome 4, ASM2204524v1, whole genome shotgun sequence DNA segment encodes these proteins:
- the LOC111690966 gene encoding neural Wiskott-Aldrich syndrome protein yields MQTAKKRNKRKSQMAPSAPLAPLPKEPDYNSVQLRNNSKIGSVNFTPAAPMPQPQQAPPKKFLSSLSSSNNKNKKSKVNKCDIGAPTNFRHVSHVGWDADKGFDLTGNENDEVLSQFFQKAGVSKHQLNDRDTRAFIYDFIQSNNVLGTVKQESVEQPLKTTSPPPPRVTPQVPTRHQHHHHAQNGNSSSNTTITTQRSAPPPPPPARQPPPPVPTTVPGLSRAPAPPTRPPPINAAPPPPPAPIMTAPPPPPPPPAAGVPPPPPPPPPMAGPSDIPSITTTYAATETKAPSSLPPVPDSRNEFLESIRKGVQLKKVDTSALSTGSGDSRSELMSEIRMGIELRPANQRELSTNRASDEISGTDALADALRRALQDRVRVLQSSDDESESSGNDDEWED; encoded by the exons AAAAACGCAATAAACGCAAATCCCAAATGGCACCATCAGCACCACTCGCGCCGCTGCCCAAAGAGCCCGACTACAATAGTGTACAGCTGCGTAATAATTCGAAAATTGGTAGTGTCAATTTTACGCCCGCCGCGCCCATGCCACAACCGCAGCAAGCACCACCAAAAAAATTCCTCTCGTCATTATCGTCttccaataataaaaataaaaaatcaaaagtcaATAAATGTGATATTGGAGCACCGACCAATTTTCGTCATGTCAGTCATGTGGGTTGGGACGCTGACAAAGGTTTCGATTTGACGGGCAATGAAAACGATGAAGTACTCTCGCAATTCTTTCAAAAGGCTGGTGTATCGAAACATCAACTAAATGATCGAGATACGAGGGCATTCATATATGATTTCATACAAAGCAATAATGTGCTGGGCACGGTGAAACAGGAAAGTGTTGAACAGCCGCTAAAGACAACATCACCACCACCGCCACGTGTGACACCACAAGTACCAACCAGgcatcagcatcatcatcat gcTCAAAATGGCAACTCAAGCAGTAATACTACAATAACAACCCAAAGATCAGCACCACCACCGCCTCCACCAGCTAGACAGCCACCACCACCAGTACCTACAACTGTGCCTGGTTTATCGAGGGCACCTGCGCCCCCCACAAGGCCACCACCCATAAATGCAGCACCACCACCGCCACCAGCTCCCATTATGACAGCACCG CCACCACCTCCTCCACCACCAGCAGCCGGTGTACCACCACCACCTCCTCCTCCACCTCCCATGGCTGGACCTAGTGATATACCCTCAATTACTACGACATATGCTGCAACGGAAACTAAAGCACCCTCTAGCTTACCACCGGTTCCTGATTCACGTAATGAATTCTTGGAGAGTATACGTAAGGGAGTGCAACTTAag AAAGTCGACACCTCAGCTCTTAGTACGGGCAGCGGTGATTCTCGCAGTGAACTTATGTCCGAAATACGTATGGGCATTGAATTGCGACCAGCCAATCAACGTGAATTATCCACAAATCGTGCTAGTGATGAAATATCCGGTACAGATGCTTTGGCTGATGCTTTACGCAGAGCCCTACAAGATCGTGTACGTGTCTTGCAATCATCAGACGATGAATCAGAATCATCGGGCAACGATGACGAATGGGAAGATTAA
- the LOC111690969 gene encoding daf-12-interacting protein 1: MERFAIKIDKKLKANLYKICRLCGIDNPDMVPILTDKPENTAIDVEAEMEMAEKINLLLGLSVTKDDKMPQSMCYLCVDKINDFYEFREMCYSTNAQTRKLLGLKNVKKPTVDIKPKVEIKEESIVPTNNTANNFAANNKANRKRKPEEVALKEEIPATPVVLPKKKLRFTAAAETSIKEEVPMITKKKLRFTAINDEATSTAAVGNKKTKTTLIEESKWKKESSPPEPAITAAFSNKKLKMSAPSPKELAAKKTKQKFGKAAELDVKEEIKEELKEEEASASAAKIPPGPKLKFGCNICKERFAAKNNLDAHTRTMHIPKIERFVCTACNEVLSKSFDIKNHQLWHKLSKTPYVCGCCGESILNTYAFSRHLREHAFETPPALLVLDRECPQCHTSYATNYLYNIHICAVKTKRCAGCNRLQRNDAEYIKHSAQCAKVYLNYSKHIMPSVEALEDAVRIKNENDVEAAAEEMARLSGVPLDMAPVVQLTRLSSPIIMAANQCVSLTGLDDAASTSSKRSGKKGVSKKDLKRVDELLKSTLDALVSIKHEPEVHVEPETPCAGVHSDNESHMSDHIGGLDDYHHNADDSDYENEPANTAAASIAPSSETYLANETTSVEQIKIKQEIDEINEENANKIGGGGLKLKIKKEHGQLNSSIIEQQKSSEKRAEKRKKKKKHKDKEKEKQKLSKELQDEQMSQDSNGHNNTEDNMAAATTIRIKTEPQDGTDVADIQSVASTIQIRPQPEATIMTSIPMMQFQIACVSSGVEFNGGAASAVVETSQRMASTNHEVEPEDVKPNREELDRMMKISHVSSGIAMETDDKEEQHMDHDGNDDEGNGGDVDEGEETDYHEESNEDDHHDDDNESTQQHQHIDEDQEAEEEAEDEHDKDIDKTSEDTGIDNEYIIAKKIKKPLNKNKLTSKPKVKHTPSLTKSRNKACKSTAKPSNMPVLQITAVRSGVTLEPTASCASDFIPIFIKPEPQNRGYSDEQPLVETPTQIQTVQPQELTDELSNTHTIEEKSYISSIDFNNITIKQEKDIEINDVHISQKSVKSYADFNGIKRKRKPQRRTHGIKDRTLKKDEKLANTEENMEADEEHATDDEVDEEENDNEEETEEVEEEEEEDDEEEEAEEEEDEEEVETDFEEEREYRELEYPPALEKEAANETEEKQNEDPKTKPISEKQMDVSVKENMSDSNQVKESNMPQPSFVIASVCSQVAIGSSEDIHKSTGGMDNMKHTQGINNHNDKLLKEAENDPNKSQTLEINQDLKKALGASENSNITMQTPSIGISNAAMTFNGPQIENTQLFLTTLPSTDQQENIQTSEMSLQIGQPFELRADQEITQAPQLTQNVVESLPSHAPLTQTDQLDIIHTQCAEQISQENIVSQAKSQENPLNKVDSQGIQQLEQENKARDQQQHPQSHTSQDLQPVFKISSITSAAALDVTPQVSNNPSSNNNDEQEMLKDNQDETATIEGVVEQAKELNLEAQPVTAEIPQNLHDNEVDDDNYDNEEDDEDEDEEDDVNEDENELNDGNNVNDDDSSTLCNNNLEERQNYQNQEVLTQIRPAALSLHPYLEDISSSSNSLLSNSLSQTPPPTVTSLSISSQPVCSTTVASASAERRLLNTEETENILNESSDALSRRSSIVAATSAAATVGQPLTPSHLAQQLPPHMPTFNFDNINEIAENNNNANIEREQLQDGQHHYHQQQQLQQQQNQQQTRNTQ; encoded by the exons ATGGAACGTTTTGCTataaaaatcgacaaaaaacttaaggcaaatttatataaaatatgtcgTCTTTGTGGCATAGATAATCCAGACATGGTGCCAATACTCACGGATAAACCCGAAAATACGGCAATTGATGTGGAGGCTGAAATGGAGATGGCTGAAAAGATAAATTTACTGCTTGGTCTATCG gTAACAAAGGATGATAAAATGCCACAGAGTATGTGCTATTTGTGTGTGGATAAAATCAATGACTTCTATGAGTTTCGTGAAATGTGCTATTCCACAAATGCCCAAACTCGCAAACTATTAGGcttaaaaaatgtcaaaaagccGACTGTGGATATAAAACCCAAAGTAGAGATAAAAGAAGAATCTATAGTACCGACAAATAATACTGCAAACAACTTTGCTGCTAATAATAAGGCAAATCGTAAGCGCAAACCCGAAGAAGTGGCTTTAAAGGAGGAAATACCTGCAACACCAGTTGTTTTACCCAAGAAAAAATTACGTTTCACTGCAGCGGCAGAAACCAGTATTAAGGAGGAAGTTCCAATGATAACTAAGAAAAAGTTAAGATTTACCGCAATAAATGATGAAGCAACTTCAACGGCAGCTGTTggtaataagaaaacaaaaactactctTATTGAGGAGAGTAAATGGAAAAAGGAATCCTCACCGCCAGAGCCAGCAATAACGGCTGCGTTCAGTAATAAGAAACTAAAAATGTCAGCGCCTTCACCAAAAGAATTGGCTGCTAAGAAAACCAAACAGAAATTTGGTAAAGCCGCTGAGTTAGATGTTAAAGAAGAAAT caAAGAGGAACTCAAAGAAGAAGAAGCCTCTGCTTCAGCAGCAAAGATACCGCCTGGCCCAAAACTTAAATTCGGCTGCAATATTTGCAAGGAACGCTTTGCTGCTAAAAATAATCTTGATGCCCATACACGTACCATGCATATACCTAAAATTGAACGTTTTGTTTGTACCGCTTGCAATGAGGTGCTCAGCAAAAGTTTCGATATTAAAAATCATCAATTGTGGCATAAACTTTCTAAAACACCTTATGTTTGCGGCTGCTGCGGCGAGTCTATATTAAATACGTACGCATTTTCaag ACATTTACGTGAACATGCATTCGAAACACCACCAGCTCTACTCGTTTTAGATCGTGAATGTCCCCAGTGTCACACTTCGTATGCTACGAATTATCTCTACAATATCCACATATGTGCTGTGAAAACAAAACGTTGTGCTGGATGCAATCGTTTACAGCGTAATGATGCCGAATATATAAAACATTCCGCACAGTGTGCCAAAGTTTACTTAAACTATTCGAAACATATTATGCCCTCAGTGGAGGCATTAGAGGATGCGGTGcgcattaaaaatgaaaatgatgTTGAAGCGGCTGCCGAAGAAATGGCACGCCTCAGCGGAGTACCGCTGGATATGGCTCCAGTGGTGCAGTTAACGAGATTATCATCACCTATCATTATGGCAGCTAATCAATGTGTCTCATTGACGGGTCTGGATGATGCCGCCAGTACAAGCAGCAAGAGGAGTGGCAAAAAGGGTGTTTCGAAGAAAGATTTAAAACGTGTTGATGAACTTTTAAAGTCAACCTTAGATGCTTTGGTTAGTATTAAACATGAACCGGAGGTGCATGTGGAACCGGAAACACCCTGTGCTGGTGTACACAGTGATAATGAGTCTCATATGTCAGATCATATTGGTGGCCTAGATGATTATCATCATAATGCTGATGATTCAGATTATGAAAATGAACCAGCAAATACAGCTGCTGCAAGTATTGCTCCCAGTAGCGAAACTTATTTGGCCAACGAAACAACATCAGtggaacaaattaaaattaaacaagaaattgatgaaataaatgaagaaaatgCCAATAAGATTGGTGGTGGTGgccttaaattgaaaattaaaaaggaacATGGCCAATTGAATTCATCTATTATAGAACAACAGAAATCCTCTGAGAAACGAGCCGAAAAAcgtaagaagaaaaagaaacataaggataaagagaaagaaaaacaaaaattgtctaAGGAATTGCAGGACGAACAAATGTCACAAGATTCCAATGGCCATAATAATACAGAAGATAATATGGCAGCTGCAACAACAATACGTATTAAAACTGAACCTCAAGATGGAACAGATGTGGCAGATATACAATCTGTGGCTAGCACTATACAAATTAGGCCACAACCAGAGGCTACAATCATGACGTCTATACCAATGATGCAATTTCAAATTGCTTGTGTCTCGAGTGGCGTTGAGTTTAATGGTGGAGCCGCCAGTGCAGTTGTTGAAACATCACAAAGAATGGCATCTACAAATCATGAAGTTGAACCTGAAGATGTTAAACCAAATCGTGAAGAGTTGGATCGTATGATGAAAATATCACATGTAAGTAGCGGTATTGCCATGGAAACAGATGACAAGGAAGAACAACACATGGATCATGATGGCAATGATGATGAAGGCAATGGTGGTGATGTGGATGAAGGAGAAGAAACAGATTATCACGAAGAAAGTAATGAAGATGATCATCATGATGATGACAATGAATCTacacaacaacaccaacatatTGATGAGGATCAGGAGGCAGAAGAAGAGGCAGAGGATGAACACGAtaaagacatagacaagacatcaGAGGATACAGGAATTGACAATGAGTACATCATTGCTAAGAAGATAAAGAaaccattaaataaaaataaactaacttCAAAACCTAAAGTGAAACATACGCCAAGCCTTACAAAAAGTCGCAATAAGGCGTGTAAATCTACAGCAAAACCTTCCAATATGCCTGTTTTACAAATTACTGCCGTACGCAGTGGTGTAACATTGGAGCCTACAGCTTCCTGCGCAAGCGACTTTATTCCTATATTTATTAAGCCAGAACCTCAAAATCGTGGTTATTCCGATGAACAACCTTTAGTAGAAACGCCAACACAAATCCAAACAGTTCAACCTCAAGAGCTAACTGATGAATTATCGAATACTCATACTATTGAGGAAAAGAGTTATATATCATCTatagattttaataatataacaattaaacAAGAGAAGGATATTGAAATCAATGACGTACACATCTCGCAAAAATCTGTTAAATCTTATGCAGATTTCAATGGCATTAAAAGAAAACGCAAGCCACAACGTCGTACACATGGTATTAAGGATAGAACTTTAAAGAAAGATGAAAAGTTGGCAAATACTGAAGAAAATATGGAGGCTGATGAAGAGCATGCTACCGATGATGAAGTTGATGAGGAAGAAAACGATAATGAAGAAGAAACTGAGGAGGTTGAAGAAGAGGAGGAGGAGGACGATGAGGAAGAAGAGGCTGAGGAAGAAGAGGACGAAGAAGAGGTTGAAACTGATTTTGAAGAAGAAAGAGAGTACCGTGAATTGGAATATCCACCTGCACTGGAAAAAGAAGCTGCTAATGAAACGGAAGAAAAGCAAAATGAAGATCCAAAAACTAAACCAATTTCAGAAAAGCAAATGGATGTTAGTGTTAAGGAAAACATGTCTGACAGTAATCAAGTCAAAGAAAGTAACATGCCTCAACCCTCCTTTGTTATAGCAAGTGTGTGCAGTCAAGTAGCAATTGGTTCCTCAGAGGATATTCATAAATCAACTGGTGGCATGGATAATATGAAACATACACAAGGAATAAACAATCATAATGATAAATTACTTAAGGAGGCAGAGAATGATCCTAACAAATCTCAGACATTAGAAATAAATCAAGATTTAAAGAAAGCTTTAGGTGCTTCGGAAAACAGTAATATAACAATGCAAACGCCAAGTATAGGAATTTCTAATGCAGCCATGACATTTAATGGACCACAAATTGAAAATACTCAACTATTTCTAACAACACTGCCTTCAACAGACCAGCAGGAGAATATACAAACCAGTGAAATGTCTTTACAAATTGGACAACCATTTGAGTTGAGAGCAGACCAAGAAATTACACAAGCCCCACAATTAACGCAAAATGTTGTCGAATCATTACCATCTCATGCTCCCCTTACACAAACAGACCAGTTGGATATAATTCATACTCAATGTGCCGAACAAATTTCTCAAGAAAATATAGTATCACAAGCAAAGAGTCAAGAAAATCCCCTAAACAAAGTAGATTCACAAGGAATTCAACAATTAGAACAAGAAAATAAAGCCCGAGATCAACAACAACATCCCCAATCTCATACATCACAAGATCTGCAACCAGTATTTAAAATTAGTTCCATAACATCTGCTGCTGCTCTTGATGTAACACCACAAGTGAGTAATAATCCTTCAAGCAATAATAATGATGAGCAGGAAATGTTGAAAGACAATCAAGATGAAACGGCGACCATTGAAGGTGTTGTAGAACAAGCTAAAGAACTTAATTTAGAAGCACAACCCGTCACAGCAGAAATACCACAAAACTTGCATGACAATGAGGTTGATGATGATAATTATGATAATGAAGAAGATGATGAGGACGAGGACGAGGAAGACGATGTTAATGAAGATGAAAATGAACTAAATGATGGGAATAATGTTAACGATGATGATTCCAGCACATTGTGCAACAACAATTTAGAAGAACGtcaaaattatcaaaatcaaGAAGTTTTAACACAAATTCGACCAGCAGCCTTATCATTACATCCATATTTGGAAGATATATCATCGAGTAGTAATAGTTTGTTAAGTAATTCTTTATCACAAACACCACCACCAACAGTAACATCATTATCAATATCTTCGCAGCCAGTATGCAGTACAACAGTAGCGTCAGCGAGTGCTGAACGACGACTTTTAAACACTGAAGagactgaaaatattttaaacgaaTCAAGTGATGCTCTCAGTCGTCGTTCATCGATAGTGGCGGCAACATCTGCAGCCGCTACTGTAGGTCAACCACTAACGCCATCACATTTAGCTCAACAACTACCGCCTCATATGCCAACatttaattttgataatatCAATGAAATtgctgaaaataataataatgccaATATTGAAAGAGAACAACTGCAAGATGGACAACATCACTACcaccagcagcagcagctgcAGCAACAGCAGAATCAGCAACAAACAAGAAATACCCAataa